Proteins encoded in a region of the Diabrotica virgifera virgifera chromosome 4, PGI_DIABVI_V3a genome:
- the LOC126884141 gene encoding ribonuclease P protein subunit p25-like protein, producing MENYKKGKNIEEPLERNKIPIPKLPENFLWMQVRGGSKIRNLLPHAINEFREAKHVVWTGFGSSVGKCITCAEIMKREFNNTLHQITKICYRLVEEYWDPLLPELDQIVVKRRLPMIHIYLSSESIDTEELGYQAPGQILFFNSQTKGNKQKPRNNDEKQYSKRNQRKNRDKRPKNDSTTNGSSSSNVVSISENS from the exons atggaAAATTACAAAAAAGGAAAGAATATCGAAGAACCTTTAGAGAGAAATAAAATACCTATACCTAAACTTCCAGAGAATTTTCTATGGATGCAG gTACGGGGAGGTAGCAAAATTAGAAATCTTCTACCACACGCTATAAATGAATTCCGAGAAGCCAAACATGTTGTATGGACGGGTTTCGGATCATCTGTAGGAAAATGCATAACTTGTgcagaaattatgaaaagagaaTTCAATAACACTCTacatcaaataacaaaaatatgtTATAGACT TGTTGAAGAATACTGGGATCCTCTGTTGCCAGAACTTGATCAAATAGTGGTGAAACGAAGACTGCCAATGATCCATATATATTTGTCTTCTGAGAGCATAGATACTGAAGAATTAGG GTATCAAGCTCCTGGGCAAATACTATTTTTCAACAGTCAGACTAAGGGTAATAAACAAAAACCAAGGAATAATGATGAAAAACAGTATTCAAAAAGAAATCAAAGGAAAAATAGGGACAAAAGACCAAAAAATGACTCTACTACGAATGGTTCTAGCAGTAGCAATGTAGTCAGTATATCAGAAAATAGCTAG
- the LOC126884138 gene encoding splicing factor 3B subunit 4 produces the protein MANGPIAERNRDATIYVGGLDDKVSESLLWELFVQAGPLVNVHMPKDRVTTMHQGYGFVEFMGEEDADYAIKIMNMIKLYGKPIRVNKASAHQKNLDVGANIFIGNLDPEVDEKLLYDTFSAFGVILQTPKIMRDPDTGNSKGFAFINFASFEASDASIEAMNGQYLCNRPISVSYAFKKDSKGERHGSAAERLLAAQNPLSQADRPHQLFADAPPIGLMPMSMAPPPPPVIMTGMMPPPPPTLSNLPPPPPPVPPPGMGSSFPAGIPPPPLPPSQPPLPPGAPPTMPTAAGAQARPPLPPPPVAPHGLIPPPPTWTGAAPGSLPIPPGPPTPAGGASFGGMFPPPPPPGGRPPPPNWRPPPPPPPGFAGGRPAFPVRGPPPPPPTFDTKI, from the exons TCAATGTACATATGCCAAAAGATCGAGTAACGACCATGCACCAGGGCTATGGGTTTGTAGAATTTATGGGAGAGGAGGATGCAGATTATGCTATTAAAATTATGAATATGATAAAATTGTATGGGAAGCCTATAAGAGTAAACAAAGCTTCGGCTCATCAGAAAAACTTAGATGTAGGAGCTAACATTTTTATTGGAAATTTAGACCCAGAAGTAGACGAAAAATTACTCTATGATACTTTTTCCGCATTTGGAGTAATATTACAAACACCTAAG ATTATGAGAGATCCTGATACTGGTAACTCCAAAGGGTTCGCTTTCATCAATTTTGCAAGCTTCGAAGCATCAGATGCCTCCATCGAAGCCATGAATGGCCAATATTTGTGCAATAGACCCATATCAGTGTCTTATGCTTTCAAGAAAGACTCAAAAGGAGAGAGGCATGGATCTGCAGCTGAACGTCTTCTTGCTGCTCAGAATCCATTATCACAGGCTGATAGGCCTCATCAACTGTTTGCTGATGCACCTCCAATAG GTTTGATGCCCATGTCCATGGCCCCACCTCCTCCACCAGTCATAATGACAGGAATGATGCCCCCACCGCCTCCAACACTATCAAACTTGCCACCTCCTCCTCCACCTGTACCACCACCAGGAATGGGAAGTTCCTTCCCAGCAGGAATACCACCTCCTCCATTACCTCCCTCCCAACCACCCTTACCACCTGGTGCACCACCAACGATGCCAACTGCGGCAGGAGCCCAAGCCAGACCCCCTTTACCACCGCCTCCAGTGGCACCTCATGGACTGATACCTCCACCTCCAACGTGGACAGGTGCAGCTCCTGGGAGCTTGCCCATTCCTCCAGGTCCACCGACTCCTGCAGGAGGTGCTTCATTTGGTGGAATGTTCCCGCCTCCCCCACCACCCGGAGGAAGACCACCACCGCCTAACTGGAGGCCTCCTCCACCACCACCACCAGGTTTTGCCGGAGGTAGACCAGCTTTCCCTGTAAGGGGACCTCCACCACCCCCACCTACTTTTGATACTAAAATTTGA
- the LOC126884137 gene encoding dynactin subunit 2, with product MANPKYADLPGIAHDEPDVYETSDLPESEQSVDTFEEENDPIERIHISADDAFNKFKGKYLGSENVDFSSKISKKHRAGYDARSGDWELVGSGEEETLIQKYNRLQCELKEVLEEVNNIKNNPKETQENCLVSSQKVEQSLKQLADLKLEETLGEGIIQKISDPQGTQIQKLLSQLEKFKATINEKPESELKGDGSGIVYQFNYRPEQAKLAQSTRLADLEARLHRIENVVGSPSDKLARLTAGNSKSSLYEWAEHLSATASLLDSAQLDHIEGRLGALAQKLESIAEKKKEVQPDEEKDSMILELYDLVKNTEGITQLLPQTIERLKSLEQLHNKAADFAKTLTQIEVTQAEMMSNVQNNKMLLQGVQESFAVNLNEINATVVSLDARIKALKNK from the exons ATGGCAAATCCAAAATATGCTGACTTACCTGGAATA GCCCACGATGAGCCTGATGTCTACGAAACATCTGATCTTCCTGAATCAGAGCAATCAGTTGACACCTTTGAGGAGGAAAATGATCCCATTGAAAGGATTCACATTTCAGCAGACGACGCCTTCAATAAGTTCAAAGGAAAGTATCTAGGATCAGAGAATGTTGATTTTTCatcaaaaataagcaaaaaacatCGAGCTGGCTATGATGCGAGAAGTGGTGATTGGGAATTAGTTGGATCTGGTGAAGAAGAAACCTTAATACAAAAGTACAATAG ATTGCAGTGCGAACTGAAAGAGGTTCTAGAAGAAGTTAATAATATCAAAAACAATCCTAAAGAAACCCAAGAGAATTGTCTGGTGTCGAGTCAAAAAGTGGAGCAATCCTTAAAACAACTAGCGGACTTGAAGTTAGAAGAAACTTTGGGTGAAGGGATCATTCAGAAAATATCTGATCCACAAGGGACACAAATTCA gAAACTTCTATCCCAGTTAGAAAAATTCAAGGCAACTATTAATGAAAAACCAGAATCTGAATTGAAAGGTGATGGTTCTGGCATAGTTTACCAGTTCAACTATAGACCAGAACAAGCTAAATTGGCACAATCAACAAGACTAGCCGACTTGGAGGCCAGACTTCACAGAATTGAAAATGTTGTAGGATCACCTAGTGATAAGTTAGCTAGATTGACAGCTGGAAACTCTAAAA GTAGTTTATATGAATGGGCTGAACACTTGAGTGCTACAGCAAGTCTTTTAGACTCTGCTCAATTGGATCACATTGAAGGCAGACTAGGAGCGCTGGCGCAAAAGCTGGAGAGTATCGCAGAAAAAAAGAAAGAGGTACAGCCAGATGAAGAGAAAGACAGCATG attttggaGCTCTATGATCTGGTAAAAAATACAGAAGGTATTACACAGTTGCTTCCACAAACTATAGAACGACTAAAATCTTTGGAGCAGTTACATAATAAAG CTGCCGATTTTGCTAAGACTCTGACCCAAATAGAAGTAACACAGGCAGAAATGATGAGCAACGTGCAGAACAACAAAATGCTTTTGCAGGGCGTTCAAGAAAGTTTTGCAGTgaatcttaatgaaattaacgctACAGTAGTTAGTTTAGATGCTAGAattaaagctctcaaaaataaataa